In Bacillus cytotoxicus NVH 391-98, the following are encoded in one genomic region:
- a CDS encoding BTB/POZ domain-containing protein — MKNKHWLIVVSAFVFIPLIGVGIFNSYIDSLWIFPHKNKWNNVQFGFNERQQKTNYISYRPFPYDSIILGSSRTTFINQHDFTGLHAFNYAVSSMDPREYDAYIEYAKEQKGSELSSIVIGLDFLGTNGNREIGFDKPNVYIDQARSWLYPIKSYVSTDGITYSLQTIKTSIHQSTDIDRYNRDNIKKMREYTKEERDAQIQAQVDKFSREIYGGNYEYQNMKEILGTVKAHNPNTKFYIFTTPVSEPLFRTMIQSGRWEEYKRWLHDVVDVFGEVQHFMYINSVTTNLDNYMDGHHFRPEVGKMIAHKVVNKEDHTIPKDFGIVITKDNIDEVLDRIYASIQQ; from the coding sequence ATGAAAAACAAACATTGGCTTATTGTCGTTTCTGCATTTGTTTTCATTCCGCTTATTGGGGTAGGGATATTTAATAGCTATATTGATTCCCTTTGGATATTCCCTCATAAAAATAAGTGGAATAATGTTCAGTTTGGATTTAATGAGAGACAGCAAAAAACAAACTACATATCATATCGTCCGTTTCCTTACGATAGTATTATATTGGGAAGCAGCCGAACGACATTTATTAACCAGCATGATTTCACTGGATTACATGCATTTAACTATGCGGTTAGTAGTATGGATCCGCGTGAATATGATGCATATATTGAATATGCAAAGGAACAAAAGGGAAGTGAATTATCATCTATTGTGATTGGCTTAGATTTTCTTGGAACGAATGGAAACCGAGAGATTGGTTTTGATAAGCCAAACGTGTATATCGATCAGGCACGGAGCTGGTTATATCCAATTAAATCGTATGTGAGTACAGATGGGATTACCTATTCTTTACAGACAATTAAGACATCTATCCATCAGAGTACAGATATTGATCGATATAATCGTGATAATATAAAGAAAATGCGTGAGTATACGAAAGAAGAAAGAGATGCACAAATTCAAGCACAAGTTGATAAATTTAGTAGGGAAATCTATGGTGGGAATTATGAATATCAAAATATGAAAGAAATATTAGGTACTGTAAAAGCTCATAATCCAAATACGAAGTTTTATATTTTTACAACGCCTGTTTCTGAGCCACTTTTTCGGACGATGATTCAGTCTGGCAGATGGGAAGAGTATAAAAGATGGCTTCATGACGTTGTTGATGTATTTGGAGAAGTGCAACACTTTATGTATATAAACTCTGTTACAACAAACTTGGACAACTATATGGATGGACATCATTTCCGGCCAGAAGTGGGGAAAATGATTGCACATAAAGTTGTCAATAAAGAAGATCATACGATTCCAAAAGATTTTGGGATTGTGATTACAAAAGATAATATTGATGAAGTGTTAGATCGAATTTATGCATCTATACAACAGTAA
- a CDS encoding O-antigen ligase family protein, which yields MVNKLKQTDNYFPHFLLLFIVFQPILDLLTSFSIYILHMSATVGVVVRFAFMLLALGYLLFHIKKPGNRKYIIYLILLGIVLGIGLINNMIVKSPVSFSEEVKFILKSVYPFVLLFGYIIVFKELKDQTDTYNKLITYFLYTTIILSIVMIVSMATGTDFPSYPHSKIGSRGWFFAGNDLSAIFAIMFPIVVLYSIHKTTSFSKIYYWIPTLLAMYASIMVGTKVGYGAIVVTLGIALFFSFIEYMMNRKKEGKGFPQLVNTIVALVVLAGLGVLTPLTPIAKNMGIHLQIYEYKKALREEQERKEGKVVKEDPDEAKKHAQGELTDSEVKSLIYSDRDKFLKVYQRYYKEAPLSQKLFGMGYAGNYTKKIKLIEMDFHDIFFAFGIVGFLIYFIPLLYFGVRLLIRFLANFKQMLTVKYTLLASTILLSLGIGFMSGHVLTAPSVSIFFVVILAYLIVDLRAE from the coding sequence ATGGTTAACAAGTTGAAACAAACGGATAACTACTTCCCACATTTCCTGTTACTATTCATTGTGTTTCAACCAATTTTAGATTTACTAACATCTTTTTCAATCTACATATTACACATGAGTGCGACAGTCGGAGTTGTAGTCCGTTTTGCTTTTATGCTTCTTGCACTAGGGTATCTTCTTTTTCATATAAAGAAGCCTGGAAATAGAAAGTATATTATTTATTTGATCTTACTTGGAATTGTTTTGGGAATTGGCCTAATCAACAATATGATCGTAAAATCACCTGTTTCATTTAGCGAAGAAGTGAAGTTCATTTTAAAGAGTGTATATCCATTTGTATTATTGTTTGGATATATTATCGTCTTTAAAGAATTAAAGGATCAAACAGATACATACAACAAACTGATTACCTATTTCTTATATACAACAATTATTTTAAGTATTGTCATGATTGTATCGATGGCAACGGGAACAGATTTCCCAAGCTATCCACATTCAAAGATTGGTTCAAGAGGATGGTTCTTTGCCGGAAATGACTTAAGTGCTATTTTCGCCATTATGTTCCCAATCGTTGTCCTTTACTCTATACATAAAACCACTTCATTTTCAAAAATATACTACTGGATTCCAACACTGTTAGCCATGTATGCAAGCATTATGGTTGGAACAAAAGTTGGTTATGGCGCAATTGTTGTTACATTAGGCATAGCCCTTTTCTTTTCATTTATTGAATATATGATGAACCGGAAAAAGGAAGGGAAGGGATTCCCTCAGCTCGTAAATACAATTGTTGCGCTCGTTGTACTAGCAGGATTAGGTGTGCTTACGCCGCTAACTCCAATCGCAAAAAATATGGGCATACATTTGCAAATATATGAATACAAAAAAGCGTTACGAGAAGAGCAGGAACGAAAAGAAGGAAAAGTAGTAAAAGAAGATCCGGACGAAGCGAAAAAACATGCGCAAGGTGAACTGACAGATTCTGAAGTAAAGAGCTTAATCTATAGCGACCGAGATAAATTCTTAAAGGTATACCAAAGATATTATAAAGAAGCACCCCTGTCACAGAAACTATTTGGTATGGGATACGCTGGAAACTATACAAAAAAAATCAAGTTAATCGAGATGGATTTTCACGATATATTCTTTGCTTTCGGAATCGTTGGCTTTCTCATTTACTTCATACCGCTTCTATACTTTGGAGTCCGATTACTAATCCGTTTCCTTGCAAACTTCAAACAAATGCTGACTGTAAAATATACGCTGCTTGCTAGCACCATTCTCTTATCGCTTGGCATCGGCTTTATGTCCGGTCACGTATTAACTGCACCATCTGTTAGCATTTTCTTTGTAGTCATTCTTGCATACTTAATTGTTGATTTACGAGCGGAATAA
- a CDS encoding enoyl-CoA hydratase, producing MEVKSKAESVVVKYEGRVATVMVNRPEVLNALDEPTLRELRKKLKEVAESPAHIVVLCGNGRGFSAGGDIKSMLSSNDESKFDDIMNTISEIVITLYTMPKLVISAIHGPTAGLGLSIALTADYVLADISSIIAMNFIGIALIPDGGGHFFLQKRLGENVAKQIIWEGKKLSATEALDLGLIDEVIGENFQGAVKQKINEWLQKPIQAMIQTKQILCEFNRSSLERTLTLEKRGQYAMRKTADHKEGIAAFLEKRSPIFKGE from the coding sequence ATGGAAGTAAAAAGCAAAGCAGAATCTGTTGTTGTGAAATATGAAGGACGTGTTGCAACAGTGATGGTCAATCGTCCTGAAGTATTAAATGCGTTAGATGAGCCTACCTTAAGAGAATTACGAAAAAAACTGAAAGAAGTGGCAGAAAGTCCTGCTCACATTGTCGTATTATGCGGAAATGGCCGTGGTTTTTCTGCAGGTGGGGATATTAAATCCATGCTTTCTAGCAACGATGAAAGTAAATTTGACGACATTATGAATACGATTTCGGAAATTGTTATTACGTTATATACAATGCCAAAGCTTGTGATTAGTGCAATTCATGGTCCAACGGCAGGCCTTGGACTAAGCATTGCGTTAACAGCGGATTATGTGCTAGCAGATATTTCATCTATTATTGCGATGAATTTCATTGGAATTGCGCTGATTCCAGATGGCGGAGGACATTTCTTCTTACAAAAACGACTTGGTGAAAATGTGGCCAAGCAAATCATTTGGGAAGGGAAAAAACTATCGGCAACGGAAGCGTTAGATCTCGGTTTAATTGATGAAGTAATCGGGGAAAACTTCCAAGGGGCTGTAAAACAAAAAATCAATGAGTGGTTGCAAAAGCCAATTCAAGCAATGATTCAAACGAAACAAATTTTATGTGAATTCAATCGCTCAAGTCTGGAACGAACACTAACACTTGAAAAGCGTGGACAATATGCAATGAGAAAAACAGCCGATCATAAAGAGGGAATTGCTGCGTTTTTAGAAAAGCGTTCCCCAATCTTTAAAGGAGAATAA
- a CDS encoding nucleoside triphosphate pyrophosphohydrolase has protein sequence MATYNKLVRDRVPEKILMSGKTYTAQTLTGQAYIQALAKIGTEELREFASMKEREHALDSLADALEVIIALARAEGATFQDIERIRKQKETERGGFEKGIYLLDVSEE, from the coding sequence ATGGCAACATATAATAAGTTAGTAAGAGATCGTGTTCCAGAAAAGATTTTAATGTCTGGAAAAACATATACAGCACAAACATTAACAGGGCAAGCCTACATACAAGCATTAGCGAAAATTGGAACGGAAGAACTTCGTGAATTTGCTTCGATGAAGGAGCGGGAACATGCGCTTGATTCACTTGCTGATGCATTAGAGGTTATCATTGCATTAGCGCGTGCAGAAGGGGCAACGTTCCAAGACATCGAACGCATTCGGAAACAAAAAGAAACGGAGCGCGGAGGATTCGAAAAAGGAATCTACCTTCTTGATGTTTCTGAGGAATAG
- a CDS encoding M42 family metallopeptidase — protein sequence MAHQTKETMELIKQLVSIPSPSGNTGKIISFIENYVKEWNVETKRNHKGALILTLKGKNELRHRLVTAHVDTLGAMVKEIKADGRLRLSMIGGFRWNSVEGEYCEIETSSGKTYTGTILMHQTSVHVYKDAGEAKRDEKNIEVRIDERVSSADEVRALGIEVGNFVSFDPRVQITESGYIKSRHLDDKVSVGILLQLIKRLQEEKVILPYTTHFLISNNEEIGYGGNSNIPEETVEYLAVDMGALGDGQASDEYTVSICAKDSSGPYHYGLRKHLVELAKENKIEYKVDIYPYYGSDASAAIRAGFDIKHALIGAGIDSSHAFERTHESSIAHTEALVYAYVLSPMVGE from the coding sequence GTGGCACATCAAACAAAAGAAACGATGGAGCTGATCAAGCAGCTCGTTTCAATTCCAAGTCCATCTGGAAATACAGGGAAAATTATAAGCTTTATTGAAAACTATGTGAAGGAATGGAATGTAGAGACGAAACGAAATCATAAGGGAGCTCTTATTCTGACGCTAAAAGGAAAGAATGAGTTGCGGCACCGTTTAGTAACAGCGCATGTCGATACGTTAGGGGCGATGGTAAAAGAGATTAAAGCGGATGGCCGCCTTCGTTTATCGATGATTGGTGGATTTCGCTGGAATTCGGTGGAAGGAGAATATTGTGAGATTGAAACATCGAGCGGAAAAACGTATACCGGGACAATTTTAATGCACCAAACATCGGTTCATGTATATAAGGATGCAGGAGAAGCGAAACGTGATGAGAAAAATATTGAAGTCCGCATTGATGAACGAGTATCTTCAGCGGATGAGGTGCGTGCATTAGGAATTGAAGTAGGAAATTTTGTTTCATTTGATCCGCGCGTGCAAATTACAGAAAGTGGATACATAAAGTCGCGTCATTTAGATGATAAAGTAAGTGTCGGGATTCTATTACAACTTATAAAACGATTACAAGAAGAAAAGGTGATATTACCATATACAACGCATTTCTTAATTTCTAATAATGAAGAAATTGGTTATGGAGGAAATTCTAATATTCCAGAAGAAACGGTAGAATATTTAGCAGTCGATATGGGAGCGTTAGGAGATGGACAAGCTTCAGATGAATATACGGTATCCATTTGTGCGAAAGATTCTAGCGGTCCGTATCATTATGGCTTACGCAAGCATCTAGTAGAACTTGCAAAAGAAAACAAGATTGAATATAAAGTAGATATTTATCCATATTACGGCTCAGATGCTTCAGCAGCGATTCGAGCTGGATTCGATATAAAACATGCGTTAATTGGAGCCGGAATTGATTCATCTCATGCGTTTGAACGTACACATGAAAGCTCAATTGCACATACAGAAGCGCTTGTTTATGCCTATGTGTTATCACCGATGGTAGGAGAGTAA
- a CDS encoding N-acetylmuramoyl-L-alanine amidase, which produces MNYRKVVAGILTAAVLSCPTSSLAAGKSFPDVPTWAQDSVNYLVAKNVLDGKPDGTFAPIEEIDRGSAAKLLASVLGLDVNKEAKPSFTDAQNHWAAPYIAAVEKAGIIVGEGNGKFNPTGKINRASMATMLVKAYALEGKVIGEIPNQFDDIKDHWGRKNVNILAALEISKGKGNVWDPEGQVTRAEAVQFIAKTDMRKEDTSKRMYMDRPFITYHQPSLSSGITSNQHKPQIIEVKEQRKDGWMKIVTSTGDKWTPLHEKTEYIGESFTTYQEASHKSTILGKYGPQTVTIMEESGDWIRIRTNAGFQWLDKKQLNPPKQANFLEGKAIIIDPGHGDPDPGKDSLYMEESKIVLDTSKRVKALFEKKTPFTVLLTREGDARPGSSAADSLKKRVEFAQRNKADIFVSIHGNAYNGQANGTETFYYNSKTKRTNPHVDESYMLAQKIQKRLVAALGTRDRGVQHKDLYVTRENTMPAVLTELAFVDNKIEGEKLAQPEWRQRAAEAIYAGILDYYEWKGNDVSAYR; this is translated from the coding sequence ATGAATTACAGAAAAGTTGTTGCGGGCATTCTGACAGCTGCGGTATTATCTTGTCCAACAAGCAGTTTGGCTGCGGGAAAAAGCTTTCCAGACGTGCCGACATGGGCACAAGATTCAGTGAACTATTTAGTTGCAAAGAATGTACTGGATGGAAAGCCAGATGGGACGTTTGCACCGATTGAAGAGATTGACCGTGGATCGGCAGCTAAATTATTAGCGAGTGTTCTTGGATTAGATGTGAACAAAGAGGCAAAACCATCGTTTACAGATGCGCAAAATCATTGGGCAGCTCCCTATATTGCAGCAGTAGAAAAAGCTGGGATTATTGTTGGGGAAGGGAATGGGAAATTCAATCCAACAGGTAAAATCAATCGAGCTTCCATGGCGACGATGCTTGTTAAAGCTTATGCTTTAGAAGGGAAAGTTATTGGAGAAATCCCAAATCAATTTGATGACATAAAAGATCACTGGGGCAGAAAAAATGTGAACATTCTAGCGGCTTTAGAGATTTCTAAAGGAAAAGGAAATGTTTGGGACCCAGAAGGTCAAGTAACACGAGCTGAAGCAGTTCAATTTATTGCGAAAACAGATATGAGAAAAGAAGATACATCTAAAAGAATGTATATGGATAGACCATTTATCACGTATCATCAGCCATCCCTTTCATCTGGTATTACATCTAATCAACATAAACCACAAATTATTGAAGTAAAAGAACAGCGAAAAGACGGCTGGATGAAGATTGTAACAAGTACAGGTGATAAATGGACGCCATTACATGAGAAAACAGAGTATATCGGTGAATCATTTACTACGTATCAAGAAGCATCTCACAAATCTACGATATTAGGGAAATACGGCCCACAAACTGTAACAATTATGGAGGAAAGTGGAGACTGGATTCGCATTCGTACAAATGCTGGTTTTCAATGGTTAGATAAAAAGCAATTAAATCCTCCAAAACAAGCAAACTTCCTAGAAGGGAAAGCAATTATCATTGATCCAGGTCACGGTGATCCGGATCCAGGGAAAGACAGTTTATATATGGAAGAAAGTAAAATTGTGTTGGATACATCGAAACGAGTAAAGGCACTGTTTGAGAAGAAAACACCATTTACTGTTTTGTTAACACGTGAAGGAGATGCGAGACCAGGAAGCAGTGCAGCGGATTCCCTAAAAAAACGGGTAGAATTTGCACAAAGAAATAAAGCCGATATCTTTGTAAGTATTCATGGTAATGCATATAACGGACAAGCTAATGGAACAGAGACATTTTATTATAACTCTAAAACAAAAAGAACAAACCCACATGTAGATGAAAGCTACATGTTAGCTCAAAAAATTCAAAAACGCCTTGTTGCGGCACTTGGAACACGCGATCGAGGTGTACAACACAAAGACTTATACGTGACCCGTGAAAATACAATGCCGGCTGTATTAACAGAACTAGCATTTGTTGATAACAAGATCGAGGGTGAAAAACTAGCTCAGCCAGAGTGGAGACAACGTGCTGCTGAAGCAATTTATGCTGGTATTTTAGATTATTATGAGTGGAAGGGTAACGATGTGTCAGCTTATCGTTAA
- a CDS encoding N-acetylmuramoyl-L-alanine amidase, whose amino-acid sequence MKYGVIAAGILAANLFTYPLSTSAAGKTFPDVPSWAQQSVNYLVEKHALDGKPDGTFSPSEEIDRGSAAKLIAMVLGLQINKEAKPSFQDAKHHWAAPYIAAVEKAGVIKGDGSGHFNPSKNIDRASMASMLVEAYKLNNRIIGNLPTQFADLKGHWGEKQANILVALGISKGTGDGWKPNGIVTRAEAAQFIAQTDMQKADTSKRMYMNRYFITYHQPSLSSGITSNQHAPQMIVVKEEREDGWLKIVTDKGDKWTPLQEKKETIHSAFTTYQEASHSSKILGTYAPQTVTVIEESGSWIRIRTSSGFQWVDKNQLNPPKQDNFLEGKAIIIDPGHTGVNMDESKIVLDTALRVQKLFEQKTPFTVLLTHDTDVRPGTDAKDSLRKRVEFAQQNNGDIFVSIHGNGFDGTAHGTETYYYRSATRATNPYVDESRLLAEKIQSRLVSALGTRDRGVKEGDLYVVRENTMPAVLTELGFVDNQIEGEKLSSPEWRQRAAEAIYAGILDYYEAKGHNVSAYR is encoded by the coding sequence ATGAAATACGGAGTAATCGCAGCTGGAATTTTGGCAGCTAACTTATTCACTTATCCATTAAGCACCTCAGCAGCAGGAAAAACATTTCCAGATGTACCAAGCTGGGCACAACAATCAGTTAACTATTTAGTGGAGAAACATGCACTTGATGGAAAACCAGATGGAACCTTTTCACCATCAGAAGAAATTGACCGTGGTTCAGCTGCAAAGTTAATAGCTATGGTACTAGGCTTACAGATTAATAAAGAAGCAAAACCTTCATTCCAAGATGCTAAACATCATTGGGCAGCTCCATATATTGCGGCGGTTGAAAAAGCTGGTGTCATTAAAGGAGATGGGAGCGGTCACTTTAACCCATCAAAAAACATTGATCGTGCTTCCATGGCATCTATGCTTGTTGAAGCTTATAAGCTAAATAATAGAATTATTGGTAATTTACCAACGCAATTTGCTGATTTAAAAGGGCATTGGGGTGAGAAACAAGCGAATATATTAGTTGCATTAGGGATTTCAAAGGGTACTGGTGATGGATGGAAACCAAATGGTATTGTGACGCGCGCAGAAGCAGCGCAATTTATCGCACAAACGGATATGCAAAAAGCAGATACATCAAAAAGAATGTACATGAACAGATATTTCATTACATATCATCAGCCATCCTTATCATCAGGGATTACATCAAATCAGCATGCACCGCAAATGATTGTGGTAAAAGAAGAGCGAGAAGATGGTTGGCTGAAAATTGTAACGGATAAAGGCGATAAATGGACACCATTACAGGAAAAGAAAGAAACAATTCATAGCGCGTTTACTACATATCAAGAAGCATCACATTCATCGAAAATACTAGGTACATATGCACCGCAAACAGTAACAGTTATAGAAGAAAGCGGAAGCTGGATTCGCATTCGGACAAGCTCTGGTTTTCAATGGGTTGATAAAAATCAATTAAATCCGCCAAAGCAAGATAACTTCTTGGAAGGAAAGGCGATTATTATTGATCCAGGTCATACAGGCGTAAATATGGACGAAAGTAAAATTGTATTAGATACAGCGCTACGTGTACAGAAATTATTTGAACAAAAAACGCCATTTACTGTATTGCTAACACATGATACAGATGTACGACCAGGAACAGATGCAAAAGATTCTCTGAGAAAACGAGTGGAATTTGCACAACAAAATAATGGAGATATCTTTGTAAGTATTCACGGTAACGGTTTTGACGGAACGGCTCACGGCACAGAAACTTACTACTACAGATCAGCAACACGTGCAACAAATCCATATGTAGATGAGAGTCGTTTACTAGCCGAAAAAATCCAAAGTCGTCTTGTAAGTGCACTGGGAACACGCGACAGAGGAGTTAAAGAAGGGGATCTATACGTAGTTCGTGAAAATACAATGCCAGCTGTATTAACAGAACTAGGATTTGTAGACAATCAAATAGAAGGTGAGAAACTATCTTCACCAGAATGGAGACAGCGTGCTGCTGAAGCAATCTACGCTGGTATCCTAGACTATTACGAAGCAAAAGGACATAACGTTTCTGCTTATCGTTAA
- the mgtE gene encoding magnesium transporter, which yields MKERLEQLLISKNTSLIEEIMQYQSCEIAKEIERFPLSKQVELMDIFPVNESIQIMKYLIPDQQYSILINLPKFKTKIIMNTKPNRDLIDFLLAIHSTQRKEMMHYLDGNVKKDIHNLISLNANNMRGLLENDYISIREAWSVKRAFSHIRKTATDIKYFSNIYIVDNYGYLNGVVSIHKLLSADDDVLVSDIMIRKVVTAQIDEDSQSILKRLTSMNVSELPVVTKDHRLIGSVALNGAIYSTENHHIENTYKLDYYQSSHQPYLNSSIWSIYWKRIPWLLVLFIAEAYTSTVISYYEEVIAHVVALSFFIPLLIGTGGNTGTQVVTTLVCALKVEEIKFKDIFHVMKKEILVGIFLGFTLGGAALIRAYTLGMGQEIAKVVAISALFVVIWSSFVASVLPLILNKLKLDATVISGPFITTLVDGTGLIIYFTVAKIYLNI from the coding sequence GTGAAAGAACGTTTAGAACAATTACTTATAAGTAAGAACACTTCTTTAATAGAAGAAATTATGCAGTATCAATCATGTGAAATTGCTAAAGAGATAGAAAGATTTCCGCTTAGTAAACAAGTCGAATTAATGGATATTTTTCCGGTGAATGAAAGCATTCAAATTATGAAATACTTGATTCCTGATCAGCAATATAGTATTTTAATAAATCTACCTAAATTTAAAACGAAAATTATAATGAATACAAAACCTAATCGTGACCTAATCGATTTTTTATTAGCCATCCATTCAACACAACGAAAGGAAATGATGCATTATCTAGATGGCAATGTAAAAAAAGATATCCATAATTTAATAAGTTTGAATGCCAATAATATGAGAGGACTATTAGAAAACGACTATATATCAATTAGAGAAGCGTGGTCAGTGAAAAGAGCTTTTTCTCATATTAGAAAAACTGCTACAGACATAAAATATTTTTCGAATATATACATAGTTGATAATTATGGGTATCTTAACGGAGTTGTTTCTATTCATAAATTGTTATCAGCAGATGATGATGTGCTAGTTTCGGATATAATGATTCGAAAAGTAGTTACTGCACAAATAGATGAAGATTCGCAATCTATATTAAAGCGGTTAACAAGCATGAATGTATCAGAGCTGCCTGTAGTTACTAAGGATCATCGTTTAATTGGAAGCGTAGCTCTTAATGGAGCAATATACTCTACTGAGAATCATCATATCGAAAATACTTACAAGTTAGATTACTACCAGTCATCTCATCAGCCTTACTTGAATAGTTCAATCTGGAGCATTTATTGGAAACGTATCCCGTGGTTACTTGTCCTATTCATAGCTGAGGCATATACAAGTACTGTTATATCCTATTACGAAGAAGTCATTGCACACGTCGTTGCTCTTTCCTTTTTCATTCCATTATTAATTGGTACTGGCGGGAATACAGGTACTCAAGTTGTTACGACGCTTGTCTGTGCACTAAAAGTAGAAGAAATAAAATTTAAAGATATTTTCCATGTTATGAAGAAAGAAATATTAGTAGGTATATTTCTTGGTTTTACACTTGGAGGAGCTGCGTTGATTCGAGCATATACACTTGGTATGGGACAAGAGATTGCAAAAGTTGTAGCTATTTCAGCACTTTTTGTTGTAATATGGTCTTCTTTTGTAGCGTCAGTATTACCATTAATTCTTAATAAATTAAAATTAGATGCTACTGTTATTTCGGGTCCTTTCATAACGACACTTGTTGATGGGACGGGACTCATTATTTACTTTACAGTTGCTAAGATTTATTTGAATATTTGA
- a CDS encoding FtsW/RodA/SpoVE family cell cycle protein — translation MKEFVKQIDYALLLPLVLVSTLGIIMLYSASSIVAITHYELPSHYFFQSQLHKLLIGGVYLFICMFIPFKFWKKRFISVCIVVFSITLLCLVLWKGKVVNNAQSWIFGIQPAEFTKLGMIIVVARFFAIRQELGKPYWEGIGKIILFLSVIFFLIYKQPNLGSALLIVATSFSIFFCSGISIKYLIKRILFTSVLTVPILYAFIKYGLSEVQMKRITTILNPFDDPQTSGYQLINSFIAIGSGGIIGSGFGNSIQKRGFLPEPHTDFIMAIISEELGFIGVFLILMGLLLLVIRALRISQKCPDLFGSLLAIGIGCMIGIQTIVNLGGITGIIPLTGTPLPFVSFGGSSFITNLIAVGILMNISKSTRLHNDMFSSNGTNA, via the coding sequence ATGAAGGAATTTGTAAAGCAAATTGACTACGCTTTACTACTCCCACTGGTATTGGTATCTACATTAGGGATTATAATGTTGTACAGTGCTAGTTCTATAGTTGCAATTACCCATTATGAACTTCCCAGTCATTACTTTTTTCAGTCGCAATTACACAAATTATTAATAGGTGGAGTATATTTGTTTATATGTATGTTTATTCCTTTTAAGTTTTGGAAAAAGAGGTTTATTTCAGTATGTATCGTAGTTTTTAGTATTACTTTACTTTGCTTAGTTTTGTGGAAGGGGAAAGTTGTAAATAATGCGCAATCTTGGATATTTGGAATACAGCCTGCAGAATTTACTAAATTGGGTATGATTATTGTAGTGGCTCGTTTTTTTGCGATTCGTCAAGAACTGGGAAAACCGTATTGGGAGGGAATTGGGAAAATCATTTTATTTCTCTCTGTTATCTTTTTTTTAATATATAAACAGCCTAATCTAGGTTCAGCGTTGTTAATTGTCGCAACAAGCTTTTCTATTTTTTTCTGTTCAGGTATAAGTATTAAATATTTAATAAAAAGAATTTTATTCACATCTGTTTTGACAGTGCCGATTCTATACGCTTTTATTAAATATGGCTTATCTGAAGTGCAAATGAAACGAATCACGACGATTTTAAATCCATTTGATGACCCACAAACAAGTGGATATCAACTCATTAATTCGTTTATTGCAATTGGATCGGGGGGGATAATTGGAAGCGGATTCGGTAATAGTATCCAAAAACGTGGATTCTTACCTGAGCCACATACAGACTTTATAATGGCCATTATATCTGAAGAGCTTGGCTTTATAGGGGTATTCCTCATTTTAATGGGACTGTTGCTACTAGTCATTCGCGCTTTGCGAATTTCTCAAAAGTGTCCAGATTTGTTTGGGAGCTTGTTAGCAATTGGAATTGGATGTATGATTGGAATACAGACAATTGTGAATTTGGGAGGGATTACAGGAATTATTCCTCTTACGGGTACACCGCTACCCTTTGTCAGCTTCGGAGGAAGTTCTTTCATAACCAATTTAATTGCGGTAGGAATATTAATGAATATATCAAAATCCACTAGACTTCATAATGATATGTTCTCTTCAAACGGTACGAATGCTTAG